The following coding sequences are from one Mytilus trossulus isolate FHL-02 chromosome 8, PNRI_Mtr1.1.1.hap1, whole genome shotgun sequence window:
- the LOC134681054 gene encoding NADH-ubiquinone oxidoreductase subunit 8-like — protein MRNSSNMASMKLFSVCRSAQNVIRKSLHPTNVINNQSRAISAGYKDVSEKIPTPDDGMAEISSYNLREFFMSDLIGGVSLAVSGVLREPATINYPFEKGPLSPRFRGEHALRRYPSGEERCIACKLCEAICPAQAITIEAEPRADGSRRTTRYDIDMTKCIYCGFCQEACPVDAIVEGPNFEYSTETREELLYNKEKLLENGDKWEAEIASNLQADHLYR, from the exons ATGAGAAACTCTTCAAACATGGCTTCGATGAAATTATTTTCGGTTTGTCGATCTg CACAAAATGTAATCAGGAAGAGCTTACATCcaacaaatgtaataaacaaCCAGTCAAGAGCTATCTCAGCAGGATATA AGGATGTAAGTGAGAAAATACCAACGCCTGATGATGGCATGGCAGAAATTAGTAGTTATAACCTGAGGGAATTCTTTATGTCAGATCTGATAGGTG GAGTGAGCTTGGCAGTATCTGGTGTTCTTCGGGAACCAGCGACTATAAATTATCCTTTTGAAAAAGGGCCATTAAGTCCAAGATTCAGAGGTGAACATGCTTTAAGAAGATATCCTTCAGGAGAAGAGAGATGCATAGCCTGCAAATTATGTGAAGCAATATGTCCTGCACAG gCAATAACAATTGAAGCAGAGCCAAGAGCAGACGGCAGCAGACGTACAACAAGATATGACATTGATATGACCAAATGTATTTACTGTGGTTTTTGTCAAGAAGCATGTCCTGTTGATGCTATTGTTGAG GGTCCTAACTTTGAATACTCAACTGAAACTAGAGAAGAACTACTGTACAACAAAGAAAAGTTACTGGAGAATGGTGACAAGTGGGAGGCAGAAATAGCTTCTAATCTGCAGGCAGATCATCTgtatagataa